Within Candidatus Flexicrinis affinis, the genomic segment AGTCCGTCTGGCGCGAAGGCAAGCGCTGGGACATCCTGAACTACGGCATTTTGCGCGACGAGTGGATTGCAAAGCGCGATTGAACGGCAGACTAGTCCGGGTCGGCGCGCACCCGTTCGGTCACCCGCCCGATCTTCCAATCGGTCGGCGATACAACGTCGAAGAATTCGTGTTCGACATAGCGGTAGCTAAACGGGGGTGCAACGATGATGACCCAGCCCGACGAAAAGCCCTGTGCCTGAGCGACAAGCGTCAAGATGTCATCGTTGGTCTGCATTGAACCTGTTGCATAATCGCCCCAGTTCATACCCCCCTGATGCGCGGCGAACTGCTCGTAGGTCATGACATCGCGCAGCCTGTCCGGCGCCTGCGACACGTATCCCGGCGGAGGTGGCGAGAGATACATGACGCGGCGGGCATAGCGAATGCCGCCATCGAAGAAGCCGAGCGCGGACGGTGTTGGGGGAGCGTAGTTCTCCGCTAAGCGCCCTACCCCGGCAGCAACGGTGGCCTGCGGGACAATCTCAAGGGGCGCGTCCAGCAGTCCGGCCACCGACAGAAATCCGCCGCCGAACAGCGTGGCAAAGCCGATTACGCCAAAGGCGATTTGTGCCCCGGTCCGGCCCAGCAAACGCACCCACAGCTGCGAGCGGCGCATGGCAAACAGCCAGTCGCT encodes:
- a CDS encoding immunity 17 family protein; the protein is MNGQYIVVGLILLLPGLALFYGAVMNSDWLFAMRRSQLWVRLLGRTGAQIAFGVIGFATLFGGGFLSVAGLLDAPLEIVPQATVAAGVGRLAENYAPPTPSALGFFDGGIRYARRVMYLSPPPPGYVSQAPDRLRDVMTYEQFAAHQGGMNWGDYATGSMQTNDDILTLVAQAQGFSSGWVIIVAPPFSYRYVEHEFFDVVSPTDWKIGRVTERVRADPD